TTTGCGTTTAACATGTTAAAGTACTTTGCTGGTTATGAAGAGCTCCTCTCTTTTAACATCACCACTTGCCATTTTCTCAGTCAAGGCTTGGCCAACTTCCGCTTCATTCTGGTACACAAATGCACAATCAAAGTGCCTGTAGCCAGCATCAATAGCATCTTTGACTGCCTGGGTAACCTCACCAGGTTTTGACTATACAGAAAATAATGTTatgtaacaaaataaaagttatgtAACATTTGAGGTTATGTGACAACCATCACTACTTACTTTCCATGTGCCTAAGCCAAGAACAGGCATTTCGTGACCATTATTCAACTTGACTTTTGGAACCTTTTCGGCTAAGCTGGCCATATTTAAATTGAAGATTTATCTGGAAAGTTAACCTAAAATATCAATATGAAGAAATTTAGTGGacataaatgaaaaaacaagattAATCAGGATCAATTGGACtatgaataacaaaataacaagGCATAAATGGCTTTGAATAACCATAGATAAAGACCACTGCTGGTGACAGTTGCCCATGTTAAACAACAAATCAGTGGTCTTTATCTATGCTGTAACCACAGTAACTGTATAACTAGTGAGCACTACCTGTAGCCGGCTTAAGAGATGTAATAAACAGAGCAGAATGTTCTAGATATTTAATTAGTTATAAATGTAAGATAGATTTATTAACCAAATTACGTAAAAGCACGTATAATACGTTTCCTAccacaagaataaaaacagaGTAATGAATATGAATGTTAGATTAGTGAACGTTTACCGGTTTTACGTTGACAGGTTCGTTTCGTGGCTTTTCAAGAATGAATGACACAACATAGTTTTATCGTCTACAAAAGCAGACTACTTTTTCAGTAACCATGGCAACATAGCGATCTGGCGCCAAAAAACCTAATGTTTTTCATATTCAAATGAGGAAGATTCATCGAACAGTTCGTGAAGGCAATAGATTGACGATGGAAAATCCATCAACCCTTATTCATTGGTAAACCTATTTTGAGCATGTCTACCTGTGTCAACAATTACTCATATactgtaaataaatttttttttgcaggctTACAGAAGACAGTCGGAACAAAATGTTTGAGGGAGAGGCAAATGTCTGCGGATTGCTTCTGCTTGTTCCATCCCCATCAAGGTGCAGTACTGCTAGAGATGCACctcttattaaaaaaacaagagaaaggaATTATGTAATATTCACGCACCACCTATGAATTTGTGAAGTAGTTTCATATCTTAGCTCAAAGGTTACCTTTAATTCTCAACTCTGTCATTATTGCAGGTAATTTTGTATTGTTTCCTTATGCTTTTTTCCATAAAAACATGACGATGTCAGCTTCCACTTGCTGCTCTAACGGCACTATAAAATTGCAACCTGAATAATTATGATAACAGATTTTCTGTAAGTACTGAACGGCAAAGttaaccaatttttaaaacttacttCTAGCCCAGGTAGGAATAGTTTTTTTCGGCCTGTACCACTTGTCGGGTGAGTCATCTGCGCGCAAATCACCGATATCATAGTTGTCGGGATTGAaaggttttccatttttggtCACGTGCAccttggaaaaagaaacgtcgATGCATTTAAACGCAATCCCAAACATTCAAAGACATGGTCATTTGCatactggcgtgatctggtagTTTGCAAAGAGAGACGAAGGCAGCGTGACGGTAGCGTTCAACGTGGAAGGTCCTGGGACTGCCACATCAGCGAAAGCGCCAGCTTTGGCTTTTTCAACCTCAGTTTGCCTGAGAATTAAAACAAGTTTGACATAAAATACTTGAAACGTTAGAGCAAAAACACATTTGACTTTGAAAcctcaagaaaaataaacgttGCCACGGCGTTGCCACTTAATCACCAACGCCTTACCGTTTTGCCTTCTCTTGGTTCCCAGCTTGCATTCTCTGCTTCAAGTGGGCACTCCTTTCTCCTTTGTCCTCCAGTTGTCCAatctttgcaaaaaaaaaaaaaaaaaaaatctttgccGAGGCACGCTTCGCTCGGAAGGCATGGGAATGCCTTGCCAAGGCACGCTTCGCTCGACCCTCGTGTTTCCTGCTGCATTAGAAATACgacataatgaaatgagaacaCCAGCTGAGGTGACGAACAAGGTAAATAAATGGACGAACCGTTTTTGTTCCTTGACTTTCAAAGACTCTTCGCACTTGCGAGCAGACTcatcttcttttccctttaaCTGCTTTAGTTTCAATTCCTTGCGCTTGAGCTCGTTCTCTCCAGTGGCTTTAGTAGGCATCATTCCCACTGGCTTAGTACATGTAAACGTGTCAATATCTGGGACTATATTTGCCACCGGTTTTCCTCGAGTCCTGCTCACAAATTGATTCGATGATGAACTGACAGATCCAGACGACCCAGAAGCGGTAGCGAAACGAGACTatcaaatgaacaaaaaatttcaataatctACAAATTGAATCAAGTAAACGATTATTTTACTAAGCTTACTTTGTTTGTTAGTGTCTTAGTATTTGGGTTTACGTGAACGTTGAgctttaatgaaaacaaatttaaaagttaatcGAGCGTAAACAAAAAGTATTGGATAAGAACTTACGCTTTCAGTCGCTTCGTCGACAGTCGCACTGGCCAGTAACTTATTACGAGCAGCAACGTTATGTTTAGCCTTGTCCAAACTTTTCCGTGCCGAAATGTGAGTTATAGTctaattttgtaataaaaaatttaaaaaatagcagatgaaagaaaaaaaaatgaggaaaccACCAAACCAACCGGTCTTGTTGATTTGTTTCCGGCGTCTTTGATTTGTTGATCGGTCAGGCGATGCACAACAACACGAGCTTCACGAAGAATACCCATCGTGCCTTTTCGACTGGGTTTGGAAAGATCCTGAACATGCAGATGATGTAATTATCTAAATGGTCATttagaataattttgaattgaaacttACATCAAAGGCCTTGCGTCTTCCATGGTTGGTTCGTGCATCATAACCGCTTGCTTGTTTAGAATGAGGAGTAGAGTCAGAACAAAGCAGGATAAAGGAATCATTGTCATCCAATTATCTTACCATGGGAGCTAGATACAGCAGTGGTGgatgcaacaacagcagaggcTGAACTTCCTTCGAGAGGTTTTCTCTGGACCAATTCAAAGCGAGTCGCAGTGGACAATTTCTTAGTATGAgtggcaacagcagcaatatttatgatgttgtttttttttggtgccAAAACTTGAACAAAAGATTCATTTCCATTTGCAGAATACATTTTACTAATTTTAGAGTTTGCAACCTGtaaaacaagcaattttttAACAGGTCTAGAATCATTTTCATAAACTCATTATTTACAAGGAAGGCCTCGCGCCTTGGTTGCCCATCCATTTATGAAAATTTAGTGTAAGGGGAAATGGGAATGTCGGACGATTCGGCAAAAACCATTTCGGCAAATTGCCGAAAACCGTTTCGGCAAAGTTGCCGAATTGTCACCTATGAAATTACCGATTCGGTAAAAGTCGATTCGGCAACTGTGCAAATGTAAATTGGCGGCTAAAAACCCAactgatcttttttttcaaatcaaaatggacTTAATGCCCACTTCGTTTTTTAAAGGAGAAGTTGCAGTTGGTTCTAAACGTCAATTAATTTTCATGACTGACGAACAACTAGCGCTTTTGAAAACTGCCGTTCGATGGTATGCCGACGGAACCTTTAAAATCATAAACTTCCCTTTCACTCAACTATTTTCCCTCCATGGGTTTCTAAAAAAGAATGGGCAGTTAAAGCAGGTTCcactttgttttgtgtttatgTCGGGAAGGACTCAAAGAGATTACCGCAAGGTTTTCGAAAAGATTCTGGAATTGTTGGGTGGAGAATGTGCTGTGAAGGAGTTTGTTACAGACTTTGAACGAGCGATTGCACGAATGATTGTAAttgtgaaaaaataattgtatgaGTAATAAAAATGAGAGTGTGACGACAGACAGTATAATTCGCGTGTtggtggtggcgctgattacCCGAAACCCACACAGCTAGCGCCACTGGCCTTACAACGgcattttaaacaattttgccGAATTGGTTTTTTACCGAATTGGTATGTACGATTcggaaaaataacaaagtcAACCAATTCGGCAAAAACCAATTCGGCAAACGTCAAATTTGCCGAATCGTCCGTATACCGATACGAAATTGGGAGTCCACATCGAAACTGTGCCCTTCGAGTGTCCGCAACAAAGGACAGCGTTTCTGGGATTGTGACACAGAACATCCAGTCTTCCAAGGTGTGTGTGAGTCCGCTTAACCATCTTTCATAATTCATCTTAACCATCAGACCACTTGGGGACATTCCTCCCAACCTGATTTCTGTAAAAGCGGGCTCTGCTAAACTACTTGAGGAAACTGCACCTGATAGTGTCTCtaatgttgttgatgttggcaCTGGAGGAGCAGGTATATCAATGAATTcctgtcaaacaaaaaagggttaaacatttttatgacGTTTAACATAATTTACAGAAATTTACTGAAGAGCTGGTGGTTGTTACTGCAGCTGCAGATGAAATTCCACCCAGTGGTGCCCCATTCCTTGAATAAGACGAAAGGCTCAGCTGCCTTGAACTACAAAATTTCACATTGAAATCTTTGACGATAAGCTTTGATACTCTGCTCTGGCTGATGAAAATAGATGAAAACGCTGGAGTGTGATACGATTTTACTGGGATCACTACTACTGATGCACGAACCGTGCAAGTAAGCTAAATGAAAAACACGAAACCGTTTAGAACAGAATTTACTTGAAGGCAACAATTTAGATTTGTAACCTGTTTCCGTaaaggaaggaggaggagtcgAGTCGTCTGTGAAATCATCATCGCgaagttttactttttcttcaaatgacTTGCGAACGTGAACGGAAATTCACGTGCAAAACTAGCATCAAGTTTAAGTTGGGTGCCTCGCAATTCTCAACCAGCAATTCGTCTGCATGT
This sequence is a window from Daphnia pulicaria isolate SC F1-1A chromosome 7, SC_F0-13Bv2, whole genome shotgun sequence. Protein-coding genes within it:
- the LOC124348750 gene encoding uncharacterized protein LOC124348750 is translated as MDGQPRREAFLVANSKISKMYSANGNESFVQVLAPKKNNIINIAAVATHTKKLSTATRFELVQRKPLEGSSASAVVASTTAVSSSHASGYDARTNHGRRKAFDDLSKPSRKGTMGILREARVVVHRLTDQQIKDAGNKSTRPTITHISARKSLDKAKHNVAARNKLLASATVDEATESLNVHVNPNTKTLTNKSRFATASGSSGSVSSSSNQFVSRTRGKPVANIVPDIDTFTCTKPVGMMPTKATGENELKRKELKLKQLKGKEDESARKCEESLKVKEQKRKHEGRAKRALARHSHAFRAKRASAKIFFFFFFAKIGQLEDKGERSAHLKQRMQAGNQEKAKRQTEVEKAKAGAFADVAVPGPSTLNATVTLPSSLFANYQITPVHVTKNGKPFNPDNYDIGDLRADDSPDKWYRPKKTIPTWARSCNFIVPLEQQVEADIVMFLWKKA
- the LOC124348751 gene encoding uncharacterized protein LOC124348751, whose protein sequence is MMISQTTRLLLLPLRKQLTCTVRASVVVIPVKSYHTPAFSSIFISQSRVSKLIVKDFNVKFCSSRQLSLSSYSRNGAPLGGISSAAAVTTTSSSEFIDIPAPPVPTSTTLETLSGAVSSSSLAEPAFTEIRLGGMSPSGLMVTIRQLCRNGFRQFAEMVFAESSDIPISPYTKFS